A window of Corticium candelabrum chromosome 3, ooCorCand1.1, whole genome shotgun sequence contains these coding sequences:
- the LOC134176800 gene encoding ankyrin homolog, which translates to MSERDITTLNSKLLITVRSNSRDEVESLLDLGAEVDAHDDVGRTVLMIACRNGSKSLVELLVGRGADVNRTSDRGGTALMWAVAHGYDEIIDILLTAKANVKQKNEFGLTAFDLAMGRGHMSTAGQLVLASERVEDLTVKTRPLVFHWACKNKRVDVARNIVEHHGTEWKDDDGRDALDIVAVYDNVDIADIILKRRLSHSIDTTVSMSMKDVAVETRCVVLHWAHKNSRVDVIRKIVEQGTEEGQIGTNFTSLCC; encoded by the exons atgagtgagagagacatcacaacattgaATAGCAAACTACTGATCACTGTGAGGAGCAATTCACGTGATGAGGTTGAAAGTCTTTTGGATCTTGGAGCTGAAGTGGATGCGCATGATGATGTT GGAAGGACTGTACTGATGATAGCTTGTAGGAATGGCTCCAAGTCATTAGTTGAGCTTTTGGTGGGTAGAGGGGCAGATGTGAATAGAACTAGTGATAGG GGTGGAACTGCTCTGATGTGGGCAGTAGCGCACGGTTATGATGAAATCATTGATATTTTATTAACAGCAAAAGCAAATGTTAAACAGAAGAATGAG TTTGGTTTGACTGCTTTTGATTTGGCTATGGGACGtggtcacatgtcaacagctggtCAGTTGGTGTTGGCAAGTGAAAGAGTTGAAGATCTTACAGTTAAG actCGTCCTCTCGTGTTCCATTGGGCATGTAAGAACAAGAGAgttgatgttgcaagaaatattGTGGAACATCATGGAACAGAATGGAAGGACGAC GATGGTCGTGATGCATTGGATATTGTGGCTGTTTATGACAACGTGGACATTGCAGACATCATCCTGAAGAGAAGACTGTCACACAGCATTGATACT ACTGTTTCTATGTCAATGAAAGATGTTGCAGtcgag ACTCGATGTGTCGTGTTACACTGGGCACACAAGAACAGTAGAGTGGATGTGATAAGAAAGATTGTGGAGCAGGGAACAGAAGAAGGACAGA ttgggacgaactttacttcactatgcTGCTGA
- the LOC134176799 gene encoding elongation of very long chain fatty acids protein 6-like isoform X2 → MDFSQTIFFDVEQRFSKYNTQKWMNMWWTFCFYISAVYVVIVHWGQNLMTNRKKFYLRRPLFLWNLTLACFSAIGFYRVGGKFLDDLERYGWHQTICSLEWLEGQSGLWCALFGYSKVLELLDTSFIILRKQKLIFLHWYHHITVLCFCWYAYIYPHGQAFSLLHWNWTSEGILIVSFL, encoded by the exons ATGGACTTCTCTCAGACCATCTTTTTCGACGTCGAGCAGCGCTTTAGCAAGTACAACACACAGAAATGGATGAACATGTGGTGGACGTTCTGTTTCTATATCTCGGCCGTCTACGTTGTCATCGTTCATTGGGGTCAGAATCTCATGACGAATAGAAAGAAGTTTTATTTGAGACGACCGCTCTTTCTCTGGAACCTCACGTTGGCCTGTTTCAGTGCAATCGGATTTTACAGAGTGGGCGGCAAGTTTCTAGACGACCTAGAGAG ATATGGTTGGCACCAAACGATTTGCAGTCTTGAGTGGCTTGAGGGACAGAGTGGCCTTTGGTGTGCTCTCTTTGGATACTCCAAGGTACTCGAACTACTGGACACGTCGTTTATCATTCTTCGTAAACAGAAGCTGATCTTTCTCCACTGGTATCATCACATCACTGTGCTGTGTTTCTGTTGGTATGCTTACATATATCCACACGGACAAG CTTTTTcattattacattggaattggACTTCTGAAGGCATATTGATAGTCTCTTTCCTCTAA
- the LOC134176799 gene encoding elongation of very long chain fatty acids protein 6-like isoform X1, whose amino-acid sequence MDFSQTIFFDVEQRFSKYNTQKWMNMWWTFCFYISAVYVVIVHWGQNLMTNRKKFYLRRPLFLWNLTLACFSAIGFYRVGGKFLDDLERYGWHQTICSLEWLEGQSGLWCALFGYSKVLELLDTSFIILRKQKLIFLHWYHHITVLCFCWYAYIYPHGQGRVFIVMNYFVHTIMYAYYAIRAQGLVRIPLAANIAITCLQLSQMVFGVATFVDAFLMLQTGVACNVEYMNILIGLGMYVSYAILFSRFFYLTYVKREKK is encoded by the exons ATGGACTTCTCTCAGACCATCTTTTTCGACGTCGAGCAGCGCTTTAGCAAGTACAACACACAGAAATGGATGAACATGTGGTGGACGTTCTGTTTCTATATCTCGGCCGTCTACGTTGTCATCGTTCATTGGGGTCAGAATCTCATGACGAATAGAAAGAAGTTTTATTTGAGACGACCGCTCTTTCTCTGGAACCTCACGTTGGCCTGTTTCAGTGCAATCGGATTTTACAGAGTGGGCGGCAAGTTTCTAGACGACCTAGAGAG ATATGGTTGGCACCAAACGATTTGCAGTCTTGAGTGGCTTGAGGGACAGAGTGGCCTTTGGTGTGCTCTCTTTGGATACTCCAAGGTACTCGAACTACTGGACACGTCGTTTATCATTCTTCGTAAACAGAAGCTGATCTTTCTCCACTGGTATCATCACATCACTGTGCTGTGTTTCTGTTGGTATGCTTACATATATCCACACGGACAAGGTCGTGTTTTCATCGTCATGAACTATTTTGTTCATACAATAATGTACGCTTACTATGCCATTCGAGCTCAAGGGCTGGTGAGAATCCCTCTGGCTGCTAATATAGCCATCACTTGCCTTCAGCTCTCGCAGATGGTTTTTGGTGTGGCAACATTTGTCGATGCCTTCTTGATGCTTCAGACTGGAGTCGCATGCAATGTAGAGTATATGAATATCTTGATAGGTTTAGGCATGTATGTGAGCTATGCTATCTTATTTAGTCGCTTTTTTTACTTGACCTATgtgaagagagagaagaaatGA
- the LOC134177720 gene encoding ATP-dependent translocase ABCB1-like: MESSRGTDELPSRLTKQEASSKSHRSSKVADSSLVQEQPRSVSFLELFRFASCFDIVLIILGSLFSILHGLAWPLVCLNLGELIDTFISHFQGRNNTSITSASFNYFLFDVSSTTNDSVPFCDQIANASGLCIDFEGELAKRAATFAIIGGGTFVCAFFQVVFWLVAGQKQITRLRQACFKAMLFQDISWFDTHNHAEITTRLTSDIEKVHEGIGDKVGVVVQGLSSFIAGLAIAFWKSWEMTIVVLSLVPLLIVSLGFVSKVVARYSTQEQTAYARAGAVASEVLSSIRTVVAFGGQEQETQRYEAKLDEAREFGKRKGISSGVAIGCVYFIVFAMFAIAFWYGSKLIEEDGMSPGTVITTFYALLIGTFMLGYAAPHFSKFASARGAAANLFALLRQNPKINPLSETGLRLATVQGTVEVIDVNFSYPSRDTINVLNSISFTVGKGETVAIVGSSGCGKSTLIQLIQRFYDPTAGMMKLDGHDLKTLNIGWLRHQIGVVSQEPVLFDTTVEKNIMYGGENVTSEEVIAAAKLANAHEFISKLPKGYQTVVGERGRQLSGGQKQRVAIARAIVGDPTVLLLDEATSALDSHSEGLVQEALNKAGAGRTTVVVAHRLSTVEKADLILVIEHGRVAERGTHSQLMNLGGLYQQLVHAQNLFGDMKDDDVDDSGIDDLMAPPPKWLGSLKNPLIAVCPKVEGRSLGKTVSGSLRGMRRTSSQVSCLSLRGMGLRRSQSTRSHVRNLSRVRCQTDTDSAVAVDLDEGDEDSVYDGWTDEGEQVTDETNEVGFKRILSMNSQEWKEIIAGVVMALISGGTWPTFAILLGEVLKAYGFMGETLLNDSLTLAMAFLAVGLISGISHFLQTSFFSASGEKLTMRLRALSFRSMLRQEMGWFDDPRHSTGALTSNLAADASLVQGAAGIQIGMNVDMSTNLTAGLIVAFVFGWKLAFVILGCMPVITVAGMVMLKVFTGSEKRGREHSEELGKIATEATDNIRTVASLTREMTFYESYCQYLIVPHNTAIRSSFIHGLTFALTQATLFWTYAVAFRFGGYLVAEGEIEYFNVFKVFNAIVFCALTAGQANTFAPNAAKAKAAAVSIFSLLDRKPLIDAREGGLKPPLMEGRVEFCDVQFSYPMRPHYRVLRGMNVAVNSGQTLAIVGTSGCGKSTLVSLIERFYDINGGQLLIDRRHIHDYDLNWLRANIGIVTQEPVLFNCSIKENILYGLNEDDYTVEDLDDAAIQANIRDFIVSLPQGYDTVIGERGVQLSGGQRQRIAIARALMRDPQMLLLDEATSALDSESEKVVQDALELAREGRTCIIIAHRLSTIQNADNIAVIRKGQLVEQGKHDELLARQGAYYMLTGANRHERSQRFVDEIRVQQQIWENIRWTSRGEPISDI; encoded by the exons ATGGAAAGCAGTCGAGGTACCGACGAGCTCCCCAGTCGGCTGACCAAACAGGAAGCCTCCAGCAAGTCACACCGCTCGAGCAAAGTAGCAGACAG TTCTTTAGTGCAAGAGCAGCCTCGATCCGTGTCGTTCCTAGAGCTG TTTAGGTTTGCATCTTGCTTTGATATCGTTCTAATTATTCTCGGAAGTCTCTTCTCTATTCTTCACGGTCTCGCGTGGCCCTTAGTGTGTCTCAACCTCGGAGAACTTATTGACACATTTATCAGTCATTTTCAGGGGAGAAACAACACGTCGATAACATCAGCATCATTCAATTACTTCCTGTTTGATGTTTCATCTACGACTAATGACTCGGTGCCGTTCTGTGATCAGATTGCCAATGCAAGTGGCTTGTGTATTGATTTTGAAGGAGAGTTGGCTAAGAGAGCTGCCACATTTGCCATAATTGGAGGTggtacatttgtgtgtgcgtttTTTCAG GTTGTTTTCTGGCTTGTGGCTGGCCAGAAGCAAATCACACGTCTACGTCAAGCTTGTTTCAAAGCAATGCTTTTCCAAGACATTAGCTGGTTTGACACTCACAACCATGCAGAGATAACAACCAGACTCACATC TGATATTGAGAAGGTGCATGAAGGTATTGGTGACAAGGTGGGCGTTGTCGTTCAAGGTCTTTCATCGTTTATTGCTGGTCTTGCCATTGCTTTCTGGAAGAGCTGGGAGATGacaattgttgtgttgtcactTGTACCATTGCTCATTGTTAGTCTTGGCTTTGTTTCTAAA GTGGTTGCACGTTACTCTACACAAGAGCAGACTGCGTATGCTAGAGCTGGAGCTGTTGCTAGTGAGGTGTTGTCGTCTATTCGGACAGTGGTAGCATTCGGCGGTCAAGAACAAGAAACACAACG ATATGAAGCTAAGTTAGACGAGGCACGGGAATTTGGAAAACGGAAAGGCATTTCTTCGGGTGTTGCAATAGGCTGTGTGTACTTCATAGTCTTTGcaatgtttgcaattgctttTTG GTATGGATCGAAACTAATAGAAGAAGATGGCATGAGTCCTGGGACTGTCATAACG ACGTTCTATGCGCTTCTTATTGGAACATTCATGCTCGGCTACGCGGCTCCTCACTTTTCAAA gTTTGCGTCAGCACGTGGAGCTGCAGCTAACCTATTTGCACTACTAAGACAG AATCCCAAAATCAACCCATTATCTGAAACAGGATTGAGGCTTGCCACTGTACAAGGAACCGTTGAGGTTATCGATGTCAATTTCTCTTACCCATCAAGAGACACTATCAAT GTCCTCAATTCGATCTCATTTACTGTTGGTAAGGGAGAGACGGTTGCAATTGTTGGGTCAAGTGGTTGTGGCAAGAGTACATTGATTCAACTGATTCAGAGATTTTACGATCCGACCGCTGGCATG ATGAAACTGGATGGTCACGATCTGAAGACATTAAACATCGGTTGGTTACGTCACCAGATTGGTGTGGTCAGTCAAGAGCCGGTGCTTTTTGACACGACGGTGGAGAAGAATATTATGTATGGTGGAGAGAATGTGACAAGCGAGGAGGTGATTGCAGCTGCAAAGCTTGCAAATGCACACGAATTTATTTCAAAGCTGCCAAAG GGCTATCAAACTGTAGTGGGCGAGAGAGGAAGGCAGCTATCAGGCGGTCAGAAGCAACGAGTTGCTATAGCTCGTGCCATTGTTGGAGATCCAACAGTGTTGCTATTGGACGAGGCGACGTCAGCCTTAGACTCTCACAGTGAAGGTCTTGTACAAGAGGCTCTTAATAAg GCTGGAGCTGGTCGTACAACTGTTGTTGTAGCTCACCGGCTGTCAACTGTTGAAAAAGCTGATCTCATTTTGGTAATTGAACATGGCAGAGTGGCTGAACGAGGCACTCATTCACAGCTGATGAATCTTGGTGGTCTTTACCAGCAGCTAGTACATGCACAG AACTTGTTTGGTGACATGAaagatgatgatgttgatgacTCTGGCATTGACGATCTCATGGCTCCTCCTCCTAAATGGTTGGGATCACTAAAAAATCCTCTAATTGCTGTATGTCCCAAAGTCGAGGGACGAAGCTTAGGAAAGACAGTTTCTGGCTCATTGCGAGGAATGAGGAGGACATCATCACAAGTCAGTTGTTTATCTCTACGAGGGATGGGTTTGAGGAGGAGTCAGTCGACGAGAAGTCATGTGAGGAATTTGTCTCGAGTTCGATGCCAGACGGATACCGACAGCGCTGTTGCTGTGGATTTGGACGAGGGTGATGAAGATAGCGTGTATGATGGTTGGACCGATGAAGGAGAGCag GTAACTGATGAAACCAATGAAGTTGGCTTCAAACGTATTCTCTCAATGAATAGTCAGGAGTGGAAGGAAATCATAGCAGGTGTTGTGATGGCATTGATTAGTGGTGGTACGTGGCCGACATTTGCCATACTTCTTGGAGAAGTTCTGAAG GCATATGGATTCATGGGAGAGACACTCCTTAACGACTCTCTTACTCTAGCAATGGCTTTTCTTGCAGTTGGGCTTATCTCTGGCATTTCCCATTTTCTACAA ACTTCATTCTTCTCTGCATCCGGTGAGAAGTTGACGATGCGTCTGAGAGCTTTGTCTTTTCGTTCGATGTTGAGACAG GAGATGGGCTGGTTTGATGATCCAAGACATTCGACTGGTGCTCTGACGTCAAACTTAGCAGCAGATGCTTCACTTGTGCAaggg GCTGCAGGAATTCAAATTGGAATGAATGTTGATATGAGTACCAACCTGACGGCTGGACTTATTGTCGCTTTTGTGTTTGGATGGAAACTGGCATTCGTCATTTTGGGCTGCATGCCAGTTATTACTGTGGCTGGGATGGTCATGTTGAAGGTATTTACTGGATCAGAAAAACGAGGAAGAGAACATTCTGAAGAATTAGGAAAA ATTGCAACAGAAGCTACTGACAACATTCGGACGGTTGCTTCTCTCACACGAGAAATGACATTCTATGAATCGTATTGCCAATATCTTATTGTGCCTCACAA TACAGCAATACGTAGTAGTTTCATCCACGGACTGACGTTTGCTCTAACTCAAGCTACTCTCTTCTGGACATACGCTGTTGCATTTCGATTTGGTGGTTATCTCGTAGCAGAAGGAGAAATTGAATACTTCAACGTGTTCAA AGTCTTCAATGCCATTGTGTTCTGTGCACTCACTGCTGGTCAAGCAAACACGTTTGCTCCCAATGCAGCAAAAGCAAAAGCTGCAGCAGTGTCTATATTTTCACTCTTGGATAGGAAGCCGTTGATTGATGCAAGGGAAGGTGGATTGAAACCG CCCCTGATGGAAGGTCGGGTTGAGTTTTGCGATGTTCAGTTTTCGTATCCAATGAGACCCCACTACCGCGTTCTGCGAGGAATGAATGTTGCTGTCAATTCCGGACAGACTCTTGCCATTGTCGGAACGAGTGGATGCGGGAAAAGCACGTTAGTCTCACTCATAGAAAGATTCTATGATATCAACGGCGGCCAGTTG TTAATTGACAGACGCCATATCCATGACTACGACCTCAACTGGCTGCGAGCTAACATAGGGATTGTAACACAAGAACCGGTGCTATTTAACTGCAGCATCAAAGAAAACATTTTGTATGGTTTGAATGAAGACGACTACACAGTCGAGGACCTGGACGACGCTGCCATCCAAGCAAACATCCGAGACTTTATTGTGTCATTGCCTCAAGGGTATGACACAGTCATTGGAGAGCGAGGAGTTCAGTTATCTGGTGGGCAGCGCCAGCGAATTGCAATAGCAAGAGCCCTCATGAGGGACCCACAGATGTTGCTCTTGGATGAGGCAACGTCCGCTCTTGACAGTGAAAGTGAAAAA GTCGTTCAAGATGCACTGGAGCTTGCACGGGAGGGCCGCACTTGCATCATCATTGCTCATCGTTTATCAACAATCCAGAATGCTGACAACATTGCTGTCATTCGTAAAGGTCAACTCGTTGAGCAAGGAAAGCATGATGAGCTGCTTGCTCGCCAGGGAGCATACTACATGTTGACTGGAGCGAATCGACACGAACGATCACAACGATTTGTTGATGAGATAAGAGTGCAGCAACAAATTTGGGAGAACATTCGATGGACATCAAGGGGCGAGCCCATATCAGATATATGA
- the LOC134177722 gene encoding 26S proteasome regulatory subunit 6B-like produces MEEIGIVVPPKLPEGPSAESRPATAATSLLGSIDKEKDLYLKYKKLQRQLEFLQVQEDYIKDEQKNLKREYLRAQEEVKRIQSVPLVIGQFLEAVDEHSGIVGSTTGSNYYVRILSTIDRELLKPSSSVALHKHSNALVDVLPPEADSSIAMLTAEEKPDVTYSDIGGLDIQKQEIREAVELPLTHFELYKQIGIDPPRGVLLYGPPGCGKTMLAKAVAHHTTASFIRVVGSEFVQKYLGEGARMVRDVFRLARENTPAIIFIDEIDAIATKRFDAQTGADREVQRILLELLNQMDGFDQAENVKVVMATNRSDTLDPALLRPGRLDRKIEFPMPDRRQKRLVFSTVTAKMNLSEEVDLEDFVARPDKISSADINSICQESGMHAVRENRYIILAKDFEKAYKKVVNKDDQEHEFYK; encoded by the exons ATGGAGGAAATTGGTATTGTCGTTCCTCCAAAG CTTCCGGAAGGTCCTAGTGCTGAGTCTCGACCGGCAACAGCAGCGACAAGTTTACTAGGATCTATTGACAAGGAGAAGGATCTGTACTTGAAATACAAGAAGCTTCAACGTCAACTTGAGTTCCTGCAAGTTCAAGAGGATTACATTAAAGATGAACAGAAGAATCTCAAACGAGAATATCTTAG GGCACAAGAAGAGGTGAAGCGTATTCAGTCTGTTCCTCTTGTTATTGGCCAGTTTCTCGAGGCTGTCGATGAGCATTCGGGCATTGTTGGTTCGACAACTGGCTCGAACTACTATGTTCGTATTTTGAGCACTATTGATCGCGAGCTGCTGAAACCATCATCTAGTGTTGCTCTGCACAAACATTCGAACGCATTAGTTGATGTTCTACCTCCTGAGGCTGACAGCAGTATTGCCATGTTGACAGCTGAG GAGAAGCCTGACGTTACTTACTCTGATATCGGAGGTCTGGATATTCAGAAGCAGGAAATTCGTGAGGCTGTGGAGCTTCCTTTGACGCATTTTGAACTTTATAAACAAATAGGGATTGATCCTCCTCGGGGAGTTTTATTATATGGACCACCAG GTTGTGGCAAGACCATGTTAGCAAAGGCTGTAGCACACCACACAACTGCATCGTTTATTCGCGTAGTTGGCTCAGAATTCGTCCAGAAGTATTTGGGTGAAGGAGCTCGGATGGTAAGAGACGTCTTTCGACTGGCCAGAGAGAATACACCGGccattatttttattgatgaGATTGATGCCATAGCAACTAAACGATTTGATGCTCAAACTGGAG CTGATCGTGAAGTTCAGAGAATTCTGCTGGAACTATTAAACCAAATGGATGGTTTCGATCAGGCTGAGAACGTCAAG GTTGTCATGGCTACAAATCGATCAGACACTCTTGACCCGGCTCTCCTAAGGCCTGGTCGTTTGGACAGGAAGATTGAGTTCCCAATGCCTGATAGAAGACAAAAGCGATTGGTCTTCTCTACAGTCACAGCCAAGATGAATCTTTCCGAAGAAGTAGATTTGGAGGATT TTGTCGCTCGGCCAGACAAAATCTCATCAGCAGATATCAACTCCATCTGCCAagag aGTGGCATGCATGCTGTGCGAGAGAATCGCTACATCATCTTGGCAAAGGATTTTGAGAAAGCCTACAAGAAAGTAGTCAATAAAGACGATCAAGAGCACGAGTTCTACAAATAG
- the LOC134176916 gene encoding uncharacterized protein LOC134176916 — MIKKRQDGISACLSSALIACTLITVVAGDGHVCMGGGDEPVVTLTGQPEIILRQGDGLNTFLIRDPSDLTVTGATLMNWDNITVDVALRQSGSLVRETLAVESVPSEGRLTTEDVEALSGVVSTTKGTGSLLIEQNSPGNLTHVLLSLVYEYLSNAGTVPPEFRDITVRINFGSRCGFQVIETTIRYVGENLHPPVVNITDTEVDFIEGALSPVSVTSGSLVVGDDDNDFFPIKSATVTIQHDSNSPIEKEVLTTTTTTSSHISVEYNNMTGVLTLTGDGTPANYTELLNGVTYFNEQEDFGGKPYDSRMLIFMVSDGDFSGSNTVVVNLINVNDPPVVLLDGVRSTAVTYDEGSGPTGISATLTIEDPDNTTLNGVIIMMCGAVDGDEIVFSVALPDGVTRGNTTYSTFCMDVNANVTSLNDTCVAPWNDDVCSYNGSGIMFELNGVATLAEYETVLRSIQYYNRHRPGLFFPHEKTIIITAWDGDMFSSPAYINITFVPVNDGPILQFNASADPRKFATLDDRTHRFNFTEEDEPTDVFPMTTTLVDVDSSSASKVTIWLNNAKMNETLLWNRTLAQHLGLSVEPFGMYAWNFTGSVTFYQLKMFLLTLMYANEDHSEPMAGEREVRVVIWDEDGAASLPVSIFIYVMRKNDRPNLDLGVGENQNDSTSFMEIASGTHDVGIHVTSHPHRIMISDEEEEGHYTTKVVMTLRAAACGQLDGSSELIYRLGDLPSGLQYEPSPDGRMVTVTTIGTVDPAGVDALTMKYEDLLFAMRYIHFGDEPTLYCENGDRLYRFIDFTIYDSGSPTKSRTVTTAITVMSVNDQVPMVVVDIIGGCLVPSDSTPDLNLFNMEGARKKRHVKAAVKREAESPIVVSVNAFGDSSDFTAGSRVIVNFSMDTNTPVMLRPNELKHLISFTPASLHELPHIGVWRDSKTLHVVFPVVAKDWKSFPADKLVVAFHNPPDDCDDEHLTCTPICDSSGLSCGVDGSYTVNGPMMTATEQPRKHDDLVIKVATADDVEQTQLHDWLLLTLAFASIITAFTVVLVASRRRQNKAVKY, encoded by the exons ttGCAGGTGATGGTCATGTGTGTATGGGAGGAGGTG ATGAGCCAGTGGTTACTCTTACTGGTCAACCGGAAATTATCTTGAGGCAGGGGGATGGACTAAATACTTTTCTCATTAGAGATCCTAGTGATTTGACTGTGACTGGAGCCACTCTAATG aATTGGGACAACATTACAGTTGATGTTGCTTTGCGACAATCTGGTTCATTGGTTCGAGAAACT TTGGCTGTTGAAAGTGTTCCATCTGAAGGACGACTCACTACTGAAGATGTTGAAGCTTTGTCAGGTGTTGTCAGCACTACTAAAGGAAC AGGGTCTCTGTTGATTGAGCAAAACTCACCTGGAAATTTGACTCACGTTTTACTAAGTCTGGTTTACGAATATCTTTCTAATGCAGGCACAGTACCACCAGAATTTAG GGATATCACAGTGAGGATTAACTTTGGCTCCAGATGTGGTTTTCAAGTAATTGAAACTACAATACGTTATGTTGGGGAGAATTTACATCCACCTGTTGTAAATATAACTG atACGGAAGTTGATTTCATTGAGGGAGCGCTAAGTCCTGTTTCTGTCACCAGTGGAAGTTTGGTTGTAGgcgatgatgacaatgattt TTTTCCCATCAAGTCTGCAACAGTTACTATCCAACATGATTCTAATTCTCCAATTGAAAAAGAGGTGctaactactactactacaacatCATCACACATATCTGTGGAA TATAACAACATGACTGGTGTGTTGACACTGACAGGAGATGGAACACCAGCCAATTACACAGAATTACTTAATGGAGTCACCTACTTTAATGA GCAAGAAGACTTTGGTGGGAAACCATATGACTCACGTATGTTGATATTTATGGTCTCTGATGGGGACTTCAGTGGCTCTAACACAGTTGT CGTAAACCTTATCAATGTGAATGACCCTCCTGTCGTCTTACTGGATGGAGTAAGGTCAACAGCAGTGACATATGATGAAGGCAGTGGACCAACAGGAATAAGTGCAACTCTAACCATTGAAGACCCAGACAACACCACACTGAATGG AGTCATTATCATGATGTGTGGCGCTGTGGATGGAGATGAAATTGTGTTTTCAGTAGCACTGCCCGATGGAGTGACTCGTGGCAATACAACATACAGTACTTTCTGTATGGACGTGAACGCAAATGTTACATCTTTAAATGATACATGTGTTGCTCCTTGGAACGATGATGTGTGTTCTTACAATGGAAGTGGGATTATGTTT GAGCTGAATGGTGTAGCAACTTTGGCAGAATATGAAACAGTGCTTCGGTCGATTCAGTATTACAATCGTCATCGTCCTGGTCTCTTCTTTCCTCATGAAAA AACAATCATCATCACAGCATGGGATGGAGATATGTTCAGTTCACCGGCTTACATCAAT ATCACATTTGTTCCTGTAAATGATGGTCCCATTCTACAGTTTAATGCTTCAGCCGATCCCAGGAAGTTTGCCACTCTTGATGATCGCACTCATCGTTTTAACTTTACAGAAGAGGACGAACCCACTGATGTCTTTCCTATGACTACAACACTTGTAGATGTGGACAGTAGTTCAGCTTCAAAGGTCACAATATGGTTAAACAATGCAAAGATGAATGAGACTTTGCTGTGGAATAGAACTCTTGCTCAGCACTTAGGACTCAGTGTTGAGCCATTTGGTATGTACGCATGGAATTTTACAGGATCTGTGACTTTCTACCAACTAAAAATG ttttTGTTGACTCTGATGTATGCAAACGAGGATCATTCAGAACCAATGGCAGGTGAGAGAGAAGTAAGAGTGGTAATCTGGGATGAAGATGGAGCAGCAAGTTTGCCAGTATCCATTTTCATCTACGTGATGAGGAAGAATGATCGACCCAACTTGGATCTTGGAGTGGGAGAAAACCAAAATGACAGTACGTCATTTATGGAGATTGCAAGTGGCACACATGATGTGGGTATACACGTTACAAGCCATCCACATCGTATTATGATCAGTGATGAGGAAGAGGAAGgacactacacaacaaaggTTGTCATGACATTGAG GGCAGCTGCGTGTGGCCAATTGGATGGGTCTAGTGAGTTGATCTATCGTCTCGGTGATTTGCCGTCAGGGTTGCAG TATGAGCCATCGCCTGATGGAAGAATGGTGACTGTAACAACTATAGGAACTGTTGATCCTGCT GGTGTTGATGCTTTGACAATGAAGTACGAGGACTTGCTGTTTGCCATGCGCTACATTCATTTTGGTGATGAACCAACATTGTATTGTGAAAACGGAGATCGTCTTTATCGCTTT ATTGACTTCACCATTTATGACAGCGGCTCACCAACCAAGAGTCGAACAGTCACTACAGCGATTACCGTTATGTCTGTGAATGACCAAGTTCCAATGGTAGTCGTTGATATCATTGGTGGATGCTTAGTACCGAGCGACAGCACACCAGACTTGAATCTCTTCAACATGGAAGGAGCGAGAAAGAAACGACATGTTAAGGCTGCAGTAAAAAGAGAAGCT gaATCTCCAATAGTGGTATCTGTCAATGCATTTGGTGACAGCAGTGACTTTACTGCTGGTTCTCGAGTCATAGTGAATTTCTCTATGGATACAAACACTCCAGTTATGTTGAGGCCGAATGAGCTAAAGCATCTTATTAGTTTTACACCAGCATCACTTCATGAGCTGCCTCATATTGGTGTGTGGAGAGATTCAAAGACACTGCACGTTGTTTTTCCTGTAGTGGCAAAGGACTGGAAGAGCTTCCCAGCAGACAAACTAGTTGTAGCTTTCCATAACCCACCag ATGATTGTGACGATGAACACTTAACATGCACACCTATCTGCGACAGTAGTGGCCTATCATGCGGAGTCGATGGTTCATACACAGTCAATGGCCCAATGATGACCGCAACAGAACAGCCAAGAAAGCATGACGATCTCGTTATCAAAGTGGCCACTGCAGATGATGTTGAACAAACACAGCTACACGACTGGCTGCTACTAACATTGGCCTTTGCGTCCATCATTACTGCATTCACTGTTGTGCTAGTGGCCAGTCGCAGGCGACAAAATAAAGCCGTCAAGTA ttgA